The Micrococcales bacterium genome includes a window with the following:
- a CDS encoding alkane 1-monooxygenase, producing the protein MEWTDHKRYLWLFGLVVPLFPFLGGALATVTGWGVFWFIGPILIFAVIPMIDLLAGIDRDNPPDDVIAALEVDKYYRWITFAFLPLQYAALLWACWLWAGDALSVVDKTGLALTVGMVAGIGINTAHELGHKKEKVERWLAKIALAQSFYGHFYIEHNRGHHVRVATPEDPASSRVGESLYGFLPRTVVGSLHNAWRLEQPRFKRRNQSYWSIRNDVLNAWLMSMVLWAALLIGFGIAILPYLMLQAAVGIVLLEAVNYLEHYGMLRRKEHTGRWERVRASHSWNSNNIATNVLLYHLQRHSDHHANPTRRYQALRDVDEAPVLPTGYAGMILLALFPPLWYRVMDPRVAAHFGGDMGRANILPGKREKVLSRYPVPSAAP; encoded by the coding sequence ATGGAGTGGACCGACCACAAGCGCTACCTCTGGCTGTTCGGCCTGGTGGTGCCGCTGTTCCCCTTCCTCGGTGGCGCCCTGGCGACGGTCACCGGGTGGGGGGTGTTCTGGTTCATCGGGCCGATCCTGATCTTCGCCGTCATCCCGATGATCGACCTGCTGGCGGGCATCGACCGGGACAACCCGCCCGACGACGTCATCGCCGCCCTGGAGGTCGACAAGTACTACCGGTGGATCACCTTCGCCTTCCTCCCCCTGCAGTACGCCGCACTGCTGTGGGCGTGCTGGCTGTGGGCCGGCGACGCCCTGAGCGTGGTGGACAAGACCGGGCTGGCCCTCACGGTGGGGATGGTCGCCGGCATCGGGATCAACACCGCCCACGAACTCGGCCACAAGAAGGAGAAGGTTGAGCGCTGGCTGGCCAAGATCGCCCTGGCACAGTCGTTCTACGGGCACTTCTACATCGAGCACAACCGGGGTCACCACGTGCGCGTGGCCACCCCCGAAGATCCCGCCAGCAGCAGGGTCGGGGAGAGTCTCTACGGCTTCCTGCCGCGCACCGTCGTGGGCAGCCTGCACAACGCCTGGCGCCTGGAGCAGCCCCGCTTCAAACGCCGCAACCAGTCGTACTGGTCGATCCGCAACGACGTGCTCAACGCCTGGCTCATGTCCATGGTGCTGTGGGCGGCTCTGCTGATCGGCTTCGGGATCGCGATCCTGCCGTACCTGATGCTGCAGGCGGCGGTGGGCATCGTGCTACTGGAGGCGGTCAACTACCTCGAGCACTACGGGATGTTGCGCCGCAAGGAGCACACCGGACGTTGGGAGCGCGTACGCGCCAGCCACAGCTGGAACAGCAACAACATCGCCACGAATGTGCTGCTGTACCACCTGCAGCGCCACAGCGACCACCACGCGAACCCCACCCGCCGCTACCAGGCCCTTCGCGACGTCGACGAGGCGCCGGTGCTGCCGACCGGCTACGCGGGGATGATCCTGTTGGCACTGTTCCCGCCGCTGTGGTACCGCGTGATGGACCCGCGGGTCGCCGCCCACTTCGGCGGCGACATGGGCCGCGCGAACATCCTGCCCGGGAAGCGGGAGAAGGTCCTCTCGCGGTATCCGGTGCCGTCGGCTGCGCCATGA
- a CDS encoding rubredoxin, whose product MSRFRCDSCDYVYDEDAGEPREGFPAGTAWVDVPDDWACPDCGVREKIDFVPA is encoded by the coding sequence ATGAGCCGTTTCCGCTGCGACAGCTGCGACTACGTCTACGACGAGGACGCCGGCGAACCCCGCGAGGGCTTCCCGGCCGGCACGGCGTGGGTAGACGTGCCCGACGACTGGGCCTGCCCGGACTGCGGTGTGCGCGAGAAGATCGACTTCGTCCCGGCGTGA
- a CDS encoding TetR family transcriptional regulator, whose amino-acid sequence MSTRDRILDAAFTITAEQGWAGITMARLGDAAGVSRQSVYNEFGNKQQVAEALITRELLRFLEVVDAGLAAGDSPGDSVHRAGTQVFALAAQNPLLKAALGAAAGSPSPLLPLLTSQSLPLLDTASARAEAGLLAAHPQVAGPHLTDAVDTIVRVVLSHVVQPGRPPDLRRVGQRLLE is encoded by the coding sequence GTGAGCACCCGCGACCGGATCCTCGACGCCGCCTTCACCATCACCGCCGAACAGGGCTGGGCGGGGATCACGATGGCCCGCCTCGGCGACGCGGCAGGAGTCAGCAGGCAGAGCGTCTACAACGAGTTCGGCAACAAGCAGCAGGTGGCCGAGGCGCTAATCACCCGCGAACTGCTGCGGTTCCTGGAGGTGGTCGACGCCGGCCTGGCCGCCGGGGACTCCCCCGGGGACTCGGTACATCGCGCGGGCACGCAGGTGTTCGCACTGGCCGCCCAGAACCCTCTGCTCAAGGCGGCCCTCGGCGCCGCGGCCGGCAGCCCGTCACCGCTGCTGCCGCTGCTCACCTCACAATCGCTACCCCTGCTGGACACCGCCTCGGCCCGGGCCGAGGCCGGTCTGCTGGCCGCCCACCCCCAGGTCGCCGGGCCTCACCTCACCGATGCGGTCGACACCATTGTTCGGGTCGTGCTCAGCCATGTCGTCCAGCCCGGCCGCCCCCCCGACCTACGCCGGGTGGGCCAGCGCCTGCTCGAATAG
- a CDS encoding DUF5302 domain-containing protein has protein sequence MTDNEDIKAKMREALDRKRPHDSAEGHEEHRKQKAPETRGPASGDKQFRRKAGP, from the coding sequence ATGACGGACAACGAAGACATCAAGGCCAAGATGCGCGAGGCGTTGGATCGCAAGCGCCCGCACGACTCCGCTGAGGGTCACGAGGAGCATCGCAAGCAGAAGGCCCCGGAGACCCGCGGCCCGGCCAGCGGCGACAAGCAGTTCCGCCGCAAAGCCGGCCCCTGA
- the dacB gene encoding D-alanyl-D-alanine carboxypeptidase/D-alanyl-D-alanine-endopeptidase — translation MTRDGSTIVLVGGGDPQLTTFSTGRGINANASLARLARLTAAALREAGVGAVQLRYDASLFAPPAQAPFWGDDFLTIGVVAPITALSADGGRANPPAAPRSADPPRTAAEAFARLLQNRGIDVTGPPQPGNGSGEAISQVSSPPLSDLVEHMLLVSDNTEADILAHHVGREVLEAPTFAGGARATLEVLADLGIDTEGLVLNDGSGLSRDNRISPRQLVQVLNTAMQTDPGRLWPVYTGLPVAGFDGSLAVRFASPAARPGRGAVSGKTGTLTGTSALAGLVSDRDGQLLTYAVMANDISVWTASGAIDELVARVAGCRCAGD, via the coding sequence GTGACGCGCGACGGCTCCACGATCGTGCTGGTCGGCGGCGGTGACCCGCAGTTGACGACATTTTCCACCGGGCGGGGGATCAACGCCAACGCCTCCTTGGCGCGCCTGGCCCGGCTGACGGCTGCTGCTCTGCGGGAGGCCGGCGTCGGTGCGGTGCAGTTGCGCTACGACGCCTCGTTGTTCGCGCCACCGGCGCAGGCGCCCTTCTGGGGTGACGACTTCCTGACCATCGGCGTGGTTGCGCCGATCACGGCGCTGTCGGCCGACGGCGGGCGGGCGAACCCGCCGGCCGCCCCGCGCTCGGCCGATCCGCCGCGGACCGCCGCCGAGGCGTTCGCCCGGTTGCTCCAGAACCGTGGTATCGACGTGACGGGGCCGCCGCAGCCGGGCAACGGATCGGGCGAGGCGATCTCGCAGGTATCGTCGCCGCCGCTGTCCGACCTCGTGGAGCACATGCTGCTCGTGTCCGACAACACGGAAGCGGACATCCTGGCCCACCACGTGGGCCGTGAGGTCCTCGAGGCACCCACCTTCGCCGGCGGGGCCAGGGCCACGCTGGAGGTGCTGGCCGATCTCGGGATCGACACCGAGGGCCTGGTGCTCAACGACGGCAGCGGCCTGTCGCGCGACAACCGCATCAGTCCCCGGCAGTTGGTGCAGGTGCTGAACACGGCAATGCAGACGGATCCCGGTCGGCTGTGGCCGGTCTACACAGGGCTGCCGGTGGCCGGTTTCGACGGTTCGCTGGCGGTGCGGTTCGCCTCGCCGGCTGCGCGTCCGGGACGCGGCGCGGTGTCCGGGAAGACCGGCACGCTCACGGGGACGTCGGCGCTGGCCGGGCTGGTCAGCGACCGCGACGGGCAACTGCTGACGTACGCGGTGATGGCCAACGACATCAGTGTCTGGACCGCCTCCGGGGCGATCGATGAACTGGTGGCCCGGGTGGCCGGATGCCGGTGCGCCGGGGATTGA
- a CDS encoding D-alanyl-D-alanine carboxypeptidase — protein sequence MSKPVRAGATALLAMGLTVTLQSAAGAVDVPPDYQVLAPVDGIRPVDRTRLARKVDAAWKDRALGSVKGLAFDAFASPAELEVERAADSALMPASTTKLLTAAAVLKVFGRRRASSPG from the coding sequence GTGTCGAAGCCTGTCAGGGCCGGGGCCACGGCGCTGCTGGCGATGGGACTGACCGTCACACTTCAGAGTGCCGCAGGTGCCGTTGATGTGCCACCGGACTACCAGGTGCTCGCACCCGTGGACGGTATCCGGCCGGTGGACCGCACGCGCCTGGCCCGCAAGGTCGACGCCGCGTGGAAGGACCGCGCACTGGGTTCGGTGAAGGGGTTGGCGTTCGACGCTTTCGCCAGTCCGGCCGAACTTGAGGTGGAACGGGCGGCAGACTCCGCGCTGATGCCCGCATCGACCACGAAGCTGCTCACCGCCGCTGCGGTGCTGAAGGTGTTCGGCCGGAGGCGCGCTTCGTCACCCGGGTGA
- a CDS encoding inorganic diphosphatase codes for MEFDVTIEIPAGSRNKYEVDHVSGRLKLDRMLFTSTRYPHDYGFVDNTLGEDGDPLDALVLLDEPTFPGCLIRCRTIGMFRMTDEAGGDDKLICVPVADPRLEHLRDIYHMAEFDRLEVQHFFEVYKDLEPGKSVEGATWEGREAAEREVVASQKRFEEHGHGVATGPAIAPPHPPETE; via the coding sequence GTGGAATTCGATGTCACGATCGAGATCCCGGCCGGCAGCCGGAACAAGTACGAGGTCGACCACGTGTCGGGACGCCTGAAACTCGACCGCATGCTGTTCACGTCCACTCGCTATCCCCACGACTACGGTTTCGTGGACAACACCCTCGGGGAGGACGGCGACCCCCTTGATGCGCTGGTCCTGCTGGACGAGCCCACGTTCCCGGGCTGCCTGATCCGCTGTCGCACCATCGGGATGTTCCGTATGACCGACGAGGCCGGCGGCGACGACAAGTTGATCTGCGTGCCGGTCGCCGACCCCCGGCTGGAGCACCTGCGCGACATCTACCACATGGCCGAGTTCGACCGCCTTGAGGTGCAGCACTTCTTCGAGGTCTACAAGGACCTCGAGCCCGGCAAGTCCGTCGAGGGGGCGACATGGGAGGGCAGGGAGGCCGCCGAGCGGGAGGTGGTCGCCTCGCAGAAGCGGTTCGAGGAGCACGGCCACGGCGTGGCGACCGGTCCGGCGATCGCACCACCGCACCCGCCCGAGACGGAGTAG
- a CDS encoding EAL domain-containing protein translates to MRCRGSSRTTTPTWTLGVARSACRSTRCQPGARSCGTSTSPSANTCSAKLAHRATHDPLTGLPNRMVMVDRLGQALIRSARTGGGVALLFCDVDRFKQINDSQGHAVGDQVLEAIARRLQNTARQSDVVARFGGDEFVVLLEDIADEQTAQVFAKDLQAALTHPIVVEGRPLHFGVSVGIAMHPGRSAPDSREIAALLADADAAMYAAKLDGRGSVHVFEPADRDAKRDPAQIAPALRTAALNDEIRMLVQPIVDLRDGRMTGYESLVRWDLPAVGRLSPADFLQTAEETGAIVQIGRSILRQTLWFAAALPERVRVSANVSWTELAEESFPDTVLSSLDRAGVPAHRLDLEVVLPAAADPASLSRLHTLAEHGVGVTLDAFGRVPVDLATLPDVRATTLKVDRALTVYATRGGAPERLLAEIVGLADRLGLSCVAEGVETRAQAEAAAALGFQRGQGFYFGKPADPQEFLD, encoded by the coding sequence GTGCGCTGCCGGGGTTCCAGTCGGACTACGACACCGACGTGGACGCTGGGCGTCGCTCGTTCAGCCTGCAGGTCGACCCGCTGCCAGCCGGGGGCGCGGTCGTGCGGCACATCGACATCTCCTTCCGCAAACACCTGCAGCGCCAAGCTCGCCCACCGGGCCACCCACGACCCCCTCACCGGTCTGCCCAACCGCATGGTGATGGTCGACCGTCTCGGCCAGGCGCTGATCCGTTCGGCGCGCACCGGCGGCGGCGTCGCCCTGCTGTTCTGCGACGTCGACCGTTTCAAGCAGATCAACGACTCGCAGGGCCATGCCGTGGGTGACCAGGTCCTCGAGGCCATCGCCCGCCGCCTGCAGAACACTGCGCGCCAGTCCGACGTCGTGGCGCGCTTCGGCGGCGACGAGTTCGTCGTGCTGCTCGAGGACATTGCCGACGAACAGACCGCCCAGGTGTTCGCCAAGGACCTGCAGGCCGCCCTCACTCATCCGATCGTCGTCGAGGGCCGACCGCTGCACTTCGGGGTGAGTGTGGGCATCGCCATGCATCCGGGCCGCAGCGCACCGGACAGCCGCGAGATCGCCGCGCTGCTCGCCGATGCTGACGCGGCGATGTACGCGGCCAAACTGGACGGGCGGGGCTCGGTCCACGTCTTCGAGCCGGCCGACCGCGACGCCAAACGCGACCCCGCCCAGATCGCACCGGCACTGCGCACGGCGGCTCTCAACGACGAGATCCGCATGCTCGTCCAGCCGATCGTCGACCTGCGCGACGGGCGCATGACCGGGTACGAGTCCTTGGTGCGCTGGGACCTGCCCGCGGTCGGGCGGCTGTCCCCGGCGGACTTCCTGCAGACCGCGGAGGAGACCGGGGCGATCGTCCAGATCGGCCGCAGCATCCTGCGGCAGACGCTGTGGTTCGCGGCCGCGCTGCCCGAGCGGGTGCGGGTGTCGGCCAACGTGTCCTGGACCGAACTGGCCGAGGAGAGTTTCCCCGACACCGTGCTGTCCAGCCTGGACCGAGCCGGGGTGCCCGCCCACCGGCTGGACCTGGAGGTGGTGCTGCCGGCCGCCGCGGACCCCGCCTCCCTGTCCCGCCTGCACACGCTGGCCGAGCACGGCGTGGGCGTCACCCTCGATGCGTTCGGGCGCGTGCCGGTGGACCTTGCCACGCTGCCCGACGTGCGGGCCACCACGTTGAAGGTCGACCGAGCGCTGACCGTTTACGCGACGCGCGGGGGCGCACCGGAACGACTGCTCGCCGAGATCGTCGGCCTGGCCGATCGCCTGGGCCTGTCCTGTGTCGCCGAGGGGGTCGAGACGCGGGCCCAGGCCGAGGCCGCCGCGGCCCTGGGTTTCCAGCGCGGCCAGGGATTCTACTTCGGCAAACCGGCCGACCCGCAGGAGTTCCTGGACTGA
- a CDS encoding lysoplasmalogenase produces the protein MFRRRTAHWWLAAYLVASLVNVFVSVPVVDMTSKTLLMPLLLAYFVSSLDGLRNQLVTCVGVALVFSWVGDLLLMGDGDIFFVLGIAAFLGAQICYIVGFRPYTALGPLRRRPWLALPYLVYGVLLLALLLPGLGGLAVTVVVYAAALVTMAVLATGVSPAAAVGGAFFLLSDSLIALTELSDVLPDGASAFIMPTYLVGQLLLVVGVLQNLGRVRSVRDLLPA, from the coding sequence ATGTTCCGCCGCCGAACCGCACACTGGTGGCTCGCGGCGTACCTCGTGGCGTCCCTGGTCAACGTGTTCGTGTCCGTGCCGGTTGTTGATATGACCTCGAAGACGCTGCTCATGCCGCTGCTGCTGGCCTATTTCGTCTCCAGCCTCGATGGCCTGCGCAATCAACTGGTGACCTGCGTGGGCGTGGCGCTCGTGTTCTCCTGGGTGGGCGACCTGCTGCTCATGGGCGATGGCGACATCTTCTTCGTGCTCGGGATCGCCGCGTTCCTCGGCGCGCAGATCTGCTACATCGTCGGGTTCCGCCCCTACACCGCACTGGGTCCGCTGCGCCGCCGGCCCTGGCTGGCGCTGCCCTACCTGGTGTACGGGGTGCTGCTGCTCGCGTTACTGCTGCCGGGCCTCGGGGGTCTGGCCGTAACGGTGGTGGTCTACGCCGCGGCACTGGTCACGATGGCGGTCCTGGCCACCGGGGTCTCGCCGGCGGCGGCGGTGGGTGGTGCCTTCTTCCTGCTCTCCGACAGCCTCATCGCGCTGACCGAACTGTCCGATGTGCTGCCGGACGGTGCCAGCGCGTTCATCATGCCCACCTACCTCGTCGGGCAGTTGCTGCTGGTGGTCGGGGTGCTGCAGAATCTCGGCCGGGTGCGCAGTGTGCGTGACCTGCTGCCCGCTTGA
- a CDS encoding thioesterase family protein, whose product MVDLEEALALTAIDAGWTAVVPEGWSQGRTTFGGLVAGYLVRAAQAADERSIRSADIYFLEPVAPGPISLRLDGRRAGRNMTHLAVVLEQNGKQAAVGRFLLAAPGAGPLDSVPDVPEPERTFEQAVEAPHIEGLTPVFLQNLQVRYGEGDFPMSGSQRAVTGGWVRNQGPALGVAALMCHIDAWPPPVMSLVSKPVAASSVRWHVHFHGDVDNCDGQQWSWLREEASWRSGPLSTVTGMLVRNGVPVAYSEQTQVMYV is encoded by the coding sequence ATGGTGGATCTGGAGGAGGCGCTGGCCCTCACTGCAATCGACGCCGGCTGGACCGCGGTGGTCCCGGAGGGCTGGTCGCAGGGCCGTACGACGTTCGGCGGGCTGGTCGCCGGGTACCTCGTGCGTGCCGCGCAGGCAGCCGACGAGCGATCGATCCGCAGCGCGGACATCTACTTCCTGGAACCGGTGGCGCCCGGGCCGATCAGCCTGCGCCTCGACGGCCGCCGGGCCGGCCGGAACATGACCCACCTGGCGGTGGTGCTGGAGCAGAACGGGAAGCAGGCGGCTGTGGGCCGCTTCCTGCTGGCTGCACCGGGGGCGGGGCCGCTGGACAGCGTGCCGGACGTGCCGGAGCCGGAACGCACCTTCGAGCAGGCCGTCGAGGCGCCGCACATCGAGGGGCTCACGCCGGTGTTCCTGCAGAACCTGCAGGTGCGCTACGGCGAGGGGGACTTCCCGATGAGCGGCTCGCAGCGCGCGGTGACCGGCGGCTGGGTGCGCAACCAGGGTCCGGCGCTCGGGGTCGCGGCACTGATGTGCCACATCGACGCCTGGCCGCCCCCGGTGATGTCGCTGGTGTCCAAGCCGGTGGCCGCCAGCAGTGTGCGCTGGCACGTGCACTTCCACGGTGACGTGGACAACTGCGACGGCCAGCAGTGGTCGTGGCTGCGCGAGGAGGCAAGCTGGCGCAGCGGCCCGCTGTCGACCGTGACCGGGATGCTGGTCCGCAACGGGGTACCGGTGGCCTACAGCGAGCAGACGCAGGTGATGTACGTCTGA
- a CDS encoding DUF2252 domain-containing protein, whose amino-acid sequence MSDSTGSAAAFGTPRPSRRKRRAEGRATRKRVPLDALAAVPEQRGDALGLLAGQERDRLQSLIALRHDRMSADPFAFLRGAAIVMADDLSRTPNSGITVQLCGDAHIANFGLFASPERTLVFDLNDFDETLPGPFEWDVKRMAASLAVAGEVNDHKDKQIRKASLAAVRSYRETMETLCRMPALTVWSAALDFDDLLQAARKTPLGKAVEKAGRRAGKRTGDSAVARFTEEVDGVRRFRADPPLLVPVPQADSARVEQDLAAVYAQYLATLQPDRIALLMRFSYVDVAQKVVGVGSVGTLALVLLLQTGDKEHLILQVKQATQSVLEPYLGPSEFGESGKRVVVGQRVLQVVGDPLLGWSHSFGAHPFDFYVRQLQDMKGAIEPGDLDPDELSIYGQVCGAVLARAHARGGNSALIAGYLGDDDDFDEAITDFATSYADINRGDHQALRASVRASARR is encoded by the coding sequence ATGTCCGACAGCACAGGCAGCGCTGCCGCATTCGGCACACCCCGCCCGAGCCGGCGCAAGCGCCGCGCCGAGGGTCGCGCGACCCGCAAGCGGGTACCGCTGGACGCCTTGGCCGCAGTTCCCGAGCAGCGCGGGGACGCACTCGGCCTGCTGGCCGGGCAGGAGCGAGACCGCCTGCAGTCACTGATCGCCCTGCGCCACGATCGCATGTCCGCCGACCCGTTCGCATTCCTGCGCGGCGCTGCCATCGTCATGGCCGACGACCTGAGCCGCACGCCCAACAGTGGCATCACGGTGCAGTTGTGCGGCGACGCCCACATCGCGAACTTCGGGCTGTTCGCCTCCCCAGAACGCACGCTGGTCTTCGACCTCAACGACTTCGACGAGACGCTGCCGGGGCCGTTCGAGTGGGACGTCAAGCGGATGGCCGCAAGCCTCGCGGTGGCCGGCGAGGTCAACGACCACAAGGACAAGCAGATCCGCAAGGCCTCCCTGGCGGCGGTGCGGTCCTACCGCGAGACGATGGAGACGTTGTGCCGCATGCCGGCTCTGACGGTCTGGTCGGCGGCACTCGACTTCGACGACCTGCTGCAGGCGGCGCGCAAGACCCCGCTGGGCAAGGCCGTGGAGAAGGCGGGCAGACGCGCCGGCAAGCGCACGGGTGACAGCGCCGTGGCCCGTTTCACCGAGGAGGTCGACGGTGTCCGCCGGTTCCGGGCCGACCCGCCCTTGCTGGTGCCGGTCCCGCAGGCCGACTCCGCTCGGGTCGAACAGGACCTCGCCGCCGTCTACGCGCAGTACCTGGCCACGCTGCAACCGGATCGCATCGCGCTGCTGATGCGGTTCTCCTACGTGGACGTCGCGCAGAAGGTCGTCGGCGTCGGGAGCGTCGGCACTCTGGCTCTGGTGCTGCTGCTGCAGACCGGGGACAAGGAGCACTTGATCCTGCAGGTCAAGCAGGCGACCCAATCAGTGCTCGAGCCGTACCTGGGCCCCAGCGAGTTCGGCGAATCCGGCAAGCGGGTGGTCGTGGGACAGCGGGTGCTGCAAGTGGTCGGCGACCCCCTCCTGGGCTGGTCCCACAGCTTCGGTGCGCACCCGTTCGACTTCTACGTGCGGCAGTTGCAGGACATGAAGGGCGCCATCGAGCCCGGTGATCTGGACCCCGACGAACTGTCCATCTACGGCCAGGTCTGCGGTGCGGTACTGGCCCGGGCGCACGCTCGGGGCGGCAACTCCGCCCTGATCGCGGGGTACCTCGGCGACGACGACGACTTCGACGAGGCCATCACGGATTTCGCCACGTCTTACGCGGACATCAACCGCGGCGACCACCAGGCGCTACGGGCGAGCGTGCGCGCCAGCGCCAGGCGTTAG
- a CDS encoding metal-sensitive transcriptional regulator, whose protein sequence is MQIDDETKKAQIHRLRRIEGQVRGLQRLIDSESDCVDVLTQVSATTRALESFAIQLVEQHLQTCVREASQEGVDPEAKVLELSAAIARLVRS, encoded by the coding sequence ATGCAGATCGACGACGAGACCAAGAAGGCGCAGATCCATCGACTGCGCCGCATCGAGGGACAGGTGCGCGGCCTGCAGCGGCTCATCGACAGCGAGAGTGACTGCGTGGATGTGCTGACGCAGGTGTCGGCCACCACCCGGGCGCTGGAGTCGTTCGCCATCCAACTCGTCGAGCAGCACCTGCAGACCTGCGTGCGCGAGGCCAGCCAGGAGGGCGTCGACCCGGAGGCGAAAGTCTTGGAACTATCGGCAGCCATTGCCAGATTGGTGCGGTCATGA
- a CDS encoding heavy-metal-associated domain-containing protein has translation MSQELKVRGLTCGHCVHAVTEELTALDGVSAVSVDLVPDGVSTVTVDATGALDAQQVRFALAEAGDYELV, from the coding sequence ATGAGCCAGGAACTGAAGGTGCGCGGTTTGACGTGCGGGCACTGCGTGCACGCCGTGACCGAGGAACTCACCGCGCTGGACGGCGTCTCGGCCGTCAGCGTCGACCTCGTCCCGGATGGCGTCTCCACCGTGACCGTGGACGCCACCGGGGCGCTCGACGCGCAGCAGGTCCGCTTCGCGCTGGCCGAGGCCGGGGACTACGAACTCGTCTGA
- a CDS encoding alpha/beta fold hydrolase — MKASLVFIHGRWAQSGDWVGAINTGLTTSGREPLADDIDVFEVDYADVLHDVLASMPEREIEATEPSADYARHQRMVRLGMHPYTRRPTSPYDFFPKEWVTRFLMSRMPEIQRYRANPEVRAAVRARCLEQLPKGDLLIVGHSLGAVVAFDLLHYLPKDTHVELLLTIGSPMARKPWRRTLAEYRGQFPTGPVTTWVNLVNKGDWVTGGDGIHLWYPQAIDTFASLGLGMHGETHYLASEPAGVAIGDAVTRARTRAHR; from the coding sequence GTGAAAGCGTCGTTGGTCTTCATCCACGGACGCTGGGCCCAGAGCGGTGACTGGGTGGGCGCGATCAACACCGGCCTCACCACATCCGGCCGGGAGCCACTGGCCGACGACATCGACGTCTTCGAAGTGGACTACGCCGACGTCCTGCACGACGTGCTCGCCTCGATGCCCGAGCGCGAGATCGAGGCGACCGAGCCGTCCGCGGACTACGCCCGCCACCAGCGCATGGTCCGGCTGGGCATGCACCCCTACACCCGGCGCCCCACCAGCCCCTACGACTTCTTCCCCAAGGAATGGGTCACCCGGTTCCTCATGAGCCGGATGCCCGAGATCCAGCGCTACCGGGCCAATCCCGAGGTCAGGGCGGCGGTGCGGGCCCGATGCCTCGAGCAACTGCCCAAGGGCGACCTGCTGATCGTCGGGCACAGCCTCGGGGCCGTGGTCGCGTTCGATCTGCTGCACTACCTGCCCAAGGACACCCACGTGGAACTGCTGCTGACCATCGGCAGCCCGATGGCCCGCAAACCCTGGCGGCGGACCCTCGCGGAGTACCGCGGGCAGTTCCCCACCGGCCCGGTGACGACCTGGGTGAACCTCGTCAACAAGGGCGACTGGGTGACCGGCGGCGACGGCATCCATCTGTGGTATCCACAGGCCATCGACACCTTCGCCAGCTTGGGCCTGGGCATGCACGGCGAGACGCACTACCTGGCCTCCGAACCGGCCGGGGTGGCGATCGGGGACGCCGTCACCAGAGCGCGCACCCGGGCCCACCGGTGA
- a CDS encoding carbon-nitrogen hydrolase family protein, whose product MKVAALGIDCSDPQRTWETVRAVEPVDLLVLPELAFMPWLCATREVLPTAWEAAAAQQDLSRLADLPARVVVGTVARADGFNDAFWWSADTGLHVVHAKTYLPDETGFWEASWYRRGPVHFPVADTPVGRLGITVCTEMWFTQHAFTGADVIVVPRATPIETTQKWLAGGAVHAVTSGAFCVSSNRAEEVAGTVMGGAGWIIDPDGGELAVTTAGEPVVLRDIDLAAAAAAKRTYPRYVVTD is encoded by the coding sequence GTGAAAGTCGCGGCGCTGGGGATCGACTGTTCGGACCCGCAGCGCACGTGGGAGACCGTCCGTGCGGTGGAGCCGGTCGACCTGCTGGTGCTGCCGGAACTGGCCTTCATGCCGTGGTTGTGCGCGACCCGTGAGGTGTTGCCGACGGCCTGGGAGGCAGCCGCGGCCCAGCAGGACCTCTCGCGACTGGCCGATCTGCCGGCCCGGGTGGTGGTGGGCACCGTGGCGCGCGCCGACGGATTCAACGACGCTTTCTGGTGGTCGGCGGACACCGGACTGCACGTGGTGCACGCCAAGACCTACCTTCCCGACGAAACCGGGTTCTGGGAGGCGAGCTGGTACCGGCGCGGGCCTGTCCACTTCCCGGTCGCGGACACCCCCGTGGGCCGGCTCGGGATCACCGTCTGCACCGAGATGTGGTTCACCCAGCACGCGTTCACCGGCGCCGACGTGATCGTGGTGCCGCGGGCCACGCCCATCGAGACGACCCAGAAGTGGCTCGCCGGCGGTGCCGTGCACGCCGTGACCAGCGGCGCGTTCTGCGTGTCGAGCAACCGCGCGGAGGAGGTTGCGGGCACGGTGATGGGTGGGGCGGGCTGGATCATCGATCCCGACGGCGGCGAACTGGCGGTCACCACGGCGGGCGAGCCGGTCGTCCTCCGCGACATCGATCTCGCAGCCGCCGCCGCGGCCAAGCGGACCTACCCGCGGTACGTGGTCACGGACTGA